AATGGCTTTGACTTCTTCTATTTGTTGGGATTCCATTCATGTTTGTAGCCGGCGTTACCCATCCAAAATAAATCTTCGCCATCCAGCTCAAGAAAAGCGACAAGGCAGAAATCTCGATTAAGATTTAAGCTCCCCAGCGTTCTCCAGTATTTTTTGAACGATTCCATCGGAGATTCCGAAACCATGCTTCTTCAGCCTTTCAACATAGGGCCCAACTTCCTTAATCAGTCCCCTCCTTTTAGCTAGGAGGAGAAGTCCCAACGTGCCGATTACACTCAGTCCAAAGCCCCTCGCGACCTTTCTCGCCTCTTTATCGTCCAGAACAACCAAATCAACGTCGTTTTCAATGGCGAACGCTATCGTCTCAGCCTCGCCGTAATCAACCAGCTCAAGCAGAAACTTAACGAGCTTTTGGTTCTTGGGTGAGACATTCTTCAAAAAGTCCGCCCTTGCTATATCTAAGGCCTCTTCGTGTGCAACCCCCTCAACGACGGTTTCGTAGTAGACGGCATCTGTGATGAACACTTCATTGAAAAGTTCATCCAAGATGTCGAGAAGTCCAAGCTTGGCAAGAAATATG
The window above is part of the Thermococcus sp. genome. Proteins encoded here:
- a CDS encoding DUF3368 domain-containing protein, with product MRVAVNSSPLIFLAKLGLLDILDELFNEVFITDAVYYETVVEGVAHEEALDIARADFLKNVSPKNQKLVKFLLELVDYGEAETIAFAIENDVDLVVLDDKEARKVARGFGLSVIGTLGLLLLAKRRGLIKEVGPYVERLKKHGFGISDGIVQKILENAGELKS